A window of Castanea sativa cultivar Marrone di Chiusa Pesio chromosome 8, ASM4071231v1 genomic DNA:
TGGCACTTTTAGAGTGCTGTTCGGCACTCCAAATGTGCAGAATTGGCTCTTGGAGGCCAAACTCGCTTTCGTGTTCTGGTGCCATTTGGACTCCTCTTCTAGAGTTTTTTGGCCGATCCTTGTATCTAGATTGTTTTCATCCTCCATCtatgattttttatcttttttttagattattcaagctttttaagaataattatcttaaacaattatcttgtggataaatcccttaaagtaaatcttgataaagttctgattatccacaattttattgttatccaatcatccattttattcctatgTGTGCATCTCTatcttaaacactaattatcaaccaatcacaaaattatttaattaattttaattgtttgaccaatcagaattaatttaaattaatcgtgtgtggttgactcttcctagacacaatgcatatggaccttgcaaacttgatcatgcgatatcttttgaTCCGATGGTCCGATTAAAAACTAGAAACACCATTGCGACAGTTAGAATCTCAAAatcattttcatgatatgtaatgaatgacatgatgcatgtaatgcaaagacaaaatgatgtatgtaatgcaagaatagaatgatgcatgtgatgcaattatgattttttttttgggtacatggatggtcattcgagtcattctccttgattaaatcatgggtgcaaaatcgaatGTCTACAGCCataaattatttacattccaaggatgAGGAATTACATTTTCATCCAAGTTTTCTAAGCAATAAGCTCCAATGCTAGCAGTGGAATTTATCCTATATGGCCTTTCCCAATTAGGGCCCAACTTTCCTCAGGCAAGGTTTTTCGCTGTCCCCACTAcctttttcaaaaccaaatcccTCGAAGCTACCGATCTTAACTTCACCTCCTTATCATACCCTTGCTTAAGTCTCTGTTGGTAATGTGCCAATTTTACTGCAACCACCTCCATCCTTTCCTCGACCACATCTAAGTTGTTCGAAAGTAAACAATTATTTTCCTTGATGCTAAACTGATCAGTTCTTAAAGTTGGGAACCCTGACTTGAGAGGAATTATCGCTTTTGtcccataagtcattgaaaatgaGTTTCCCCTGTTGATCTTCGGGGCGTGGTACGATAAGTCCATAATACATGAGGCAGTTCATCCACCCATtttcccttagcatcatctaATCTTTTCTTCAGCCCCGACACTATAACCTTATTGGTGGCCTCGGCCTGACCATTGCCCTGAGGATAAGTAGGTGTAGAATACATGTTCTTGATCCCTAACTCCCTATAATATCTTCGAaaggctttactatcaaattgaagaccATTATCTGAAATCAATGTGTGTGGGACTCTAAATCTTgtgacaatattcttccaaataaacttcttagCATCCACGTTCCTGATATTAGCTAGTGGCtcagcttctacccacttggaaAAGTAGTCCGTCCCAACAAGGAGCCATCTTTGGTTCCCTATAGCTTAGGGAAATGGTCCAACTATATCCAATCTCCATTGAACAAATGGCCAAGGGATGGATAGTGGGTATaggactccccctggttgatgaatgtttagGGCATATCTTtaacattggtcacatttcttcacATAATCCTGGGAGGTCTTCTTCATGCTCGACCACTAGTATCCCTGAGTgagggctctatgagctaaagatCTACCACCTGTGTGACTCGCACATAtgccctcatgcaattcttccaacaGGGGCTCCACCATTTCAGGATGCACACACAATAAATTCGACCTTAAATAAGAGCTCTTGTATAACTTTTGTTCTTCAAATAGCCAATAACGAGGAGCACTTCTATGCACCTTCTTTGCCTCACCTTTATCCTCGGGCAACGACCCCTGCTTTAGAAAAATTACTATGGGGTCCATCCAACTTGGTCCCACTTGGATGCTATGTACCTCAATTATAGGTCCCTTTGTAAGACTAGAGTTATCCATATCTTCAACAATACCTGCCCCTTTATAGCAGTCTGAGGCATGTATTTAACGTCATATGCTCCCAGCATGGTTCCCCACTTAGCAATTCTATCTATATAGTTCGATTTTTGTAAAAGAGCTTGCAAGGGGAGCTAGGTAAGCACCACCACAATATAagcctgaaaataatgaggaagcttcctaGTGGCATGCACAATGGCCAATACTGTCTTCTCTAGGGGTAAATAACGTATCTCAGCCTCTTGCAAAGATTTATTGATATAGTAGATAGACCTCTGAACCCTATCCACATTTCTGACTAAGACGAGACTGACAGCATAATCTGTAATTGCCAGGTATGCATACAACACTTCCTTCTTCTTGGGCCTGGAGAGAATTGGAGGGCTAGACAAATATTGTTTAAGCTCCTCAAAAGCTTCtacacactcctcggtccagcGAAAGTCCTTCCACTTGTGAAGAAGTTGGAAAAAAGGATGACACATGTTTACAGATCGAGAAATGAACCTATTCAAAGCCACTACCATCCTAGTCAATTTCTGAACCTCcttaggattccgaggaggGTGCAAGCTATTAATAGCCTTAATCTGCTCGAGGTTGACTTCAATCCCTCGGTGCGTAATCATGTAGCCCAAAAATTTACTTGAGCTAACCctaaaagaacacttggaagcGTTCAGGCGtaactttttttctcttaaaactGAGAATATCTCTCCCAAGTCCGCCAAATGATCTTCTACTTGCCtgctttttatcaccatgtcatcaatgtaaGCCTCCATATTTCTCCCTATTTGTGACTCAAACATTCACGTCACCATTCTCTGATACATGGATCCTACATTCTTAaggccaaaaggcatcaccCGATAATGGTAGTTCCTATTATGAGCACGAAAAGCTGTCTTCTCCTATTCGGGCAATGACAAGGGTATCTGATGGTAACCTTAGAAGGCATTCAAAAAACTCATAAGAGAATGACCCActgttgcatccaccaattagTCAATCCTAGGGATGGGAAAGGGATCCTTTAGGCAAACCTTATTCAagtcagtgaagtccacacaaacACGCCActtcctattcttcttcttcaccaccacagTATTAGCCAGCCACTCGGGGTAGAAGATCTCCTTTATCGCTCCAGCTTGTTTCAACTTGTTTACCTCAACCCTCATTACCTCGGGTTGCTTTTTGGATGAACGTTGGGGAGGCTGCTTACAGGGTGTAGCCTCAGGATTCACATTCAATTGATGACAGATAAACCTAGGATCAATACTTGGTACATCATATGTGCTCCAAGCAAACACACTAATGTTAACTTTTAGAAACTTCACCAACTCAGCCTTTTCTAACTCTAGCAATTGGAACCCAACTTGAAAATACCTTTCCTCATCCTTCTCTACTACCACTCTCTCCAGGTCCACAGATGACTCCCTACTTACCCGGTCTCATGTCCCTCTACAGGGCCCTTTAGCTTCTATGGAGTTATCTCCCTTGCCCCCGCAACGGGATTCACGGGAGGCCGTGTAATTGCCGACACCAAACACTGCATGGCCATTTCCTGGCTACCAACTAGCTCTCCCACTCTCCCCTGAGTGGAATACTTAACTTTCAAAAGCAAGATTGAAGAGACCACACCCATAGCATGAAGCCAGGGTCTGGCCAGGATAGTTGTATAGGGGAAATAAGCTTCTACAATAATAAAGTTGACCTGCACCTCCTTATCCCCAGCCTTTACGGGTAACCTTATCATTCCTCAGGGGATCACCATCTTCCCATTAAAACCCACCAATGGTGAATCATACCTTTCCAGGTCTTCGGGCTTCAAGAATAACCCCTTGTTCAAATTAGGGTACAAGATCTCCACTTTACTTCCTTAATCAACTAGGACCCTCTTTACAGCATATCTGTCGATCCTAATGGTAACCACtaaagcatcatcatgtggttgaaATGTTCCCTCTTTATCCTCCCCGAAAAAACTTAGGGTAAGGGTGGCCATCACCTTAGCTTTTTTAAGAGCCTGATCCCTGGCCTCTAAGTTAGGGTCCCCACCCACGAACATGACCCTAGAATAAGCCATAACATCACCTCCTAGCTTGGCAAAGATCACGTTAATAGTGCCCAATGCTTGCCGAGGAACACAATTCTTATGTAACTCAACTCCTGAGTGCCCAAACTGCCCTATAGGCTGATGTAAGAACTGATAGAGCTTCCCTGCCTTCACCAATTGGTTCAGGTGATCACGCAGGGTCCTACAATCCTCTGTAGTATGTCCTTTATCCTGATGGTAGTGGTCATAGAGGCTTTGGTTTCTCTTGGACGAGTCCCCACCCATCTTATTGGACCACTTGAAATAGGGctgtttctttattttcccTTGTATCTGATACACTAGCTCTTTAAACAGTGAATTAACCAATTGAGCCCCTATGGATGACATCTGACTAGGGAAATCCCTCCTAGGGCGATTACCCTAATATCCTCCTCCCCAAGGATCCCTCTTCTCTGAGAAGATCTTAGCCTTGCCTTTACCCTACATGTGGTCCTCTTCAACCAGTTTATACTTGTCTATGTGATCCATTAGCTGGTGCATGTTTGAAGCGAACTTCATCGTCAACGACTTTCTCAATTCATGCTCAATAGGGAGCCCAACCTTAAAGGTTCTCACGGCCACGTCCTCAAAGTCCCCATTTATATCATTATAGGTTTTCCAAAACCTATCCAAGTAAGTCTTGAGTGTCTCTCCCTCTTTCATCGCCATAGGCAGTAAAGAATCTATTAGCTTGGGGACTCTACTACATGTTATGAATCTAGCCCCAAATTCCCTTGTTAACTCCTCAAAGGGCCCTATTGATCCCTCctccaaagcatcaaaccaaCGCATAGCCACTGGCCCAAGGCTGGAAAGGAAAACCTTGCACATCAAAGCTTTGTTGCCAAAGTGAGCTGACATcttctgattaaagtggctgaCGTGCTCCACAAGGTCAGTCCTTCCATTGTAAATGGTGAACGTTGGCTAAGAAAACCGATGAGGGAGCTTGGCCTTGTTAATCCTCCTAACAAAAGGTGACTTAGAAATTTGCTATAGGGCTTTACTCATCGCATCATTCCCCATGCCATGGTGAGAAGACCCCTTCTCACGCTTGTTACTGCTTTTCGCCAACCTGTCTTAGCATGAAGAAGTGGAATAGGACTCACTAGACAAAGTTTTGGATCTATGACGATATGAGCGATCCTTGCTATCCCTTTGAACCATCACTTGATGGGGGAGATGGGAAACATAACTTCTAGTCCTTGAGTGACTTCGCTCAGTGCGATCGGTGTGGTAAGACTCCACCATAACACTTGGGGTACGTTGCCTATCTCACCTTTGCTCCAAGTTAACAAACTGTTTTCCTTTTGCAAGCCAATTGATTCTTCCCTATCTTGGCCTACATTACTCAAGACAAATCCACAGCACCTTGATGTTtaccacagacggcgccaattgtaaggactagaaaatctaacagcccaagcccacttagaacaATGGATTTGTGCAGTTCAATTTTAGCCCAAATCAACAAATTTGTAGGAGATGGATTCAAACAATAGGAGTGAGCCTTGTCCGAGGATGAAAGTAAGGAAGAGAGACATTTTCTTATTGAATATGTGGTAAATAGTCTTAATACAAGTTAGCCCAAGGATGCTAAGGATGTACAGTAAAAGACACTATTCACTTTCTTCTCTCTAAGTTCTGATTTTaactcttctcttttttctcttttttgcaaAAAGTCCCTCAATCTGTAaaccatctttttcttatatacttTCACCTCCTTGTCATCTTGACCTCCCATCTCTACCTACCTCATTCATTTTGGTGACACTTACCCCATTAAACCTCTAAAGAATGTGGTAGAAGGAGTTTTCTTAGCTGTGAGTTGCACTGTTCAAGTCACTTCCTTATTAATGTAGCTAATAAAATTGTTGTCCACCATTTAATGCAGAGGCCCCAGCCCACTTCCTACTAGAAACTTCCCCTCACCTCTATGTCATTCGTTCTCAAGTCAATTCTCCCTTCCTGGAGCTCCTAAGGATCTTTTCGAACCGTCTCCTCTTCTCATTGAGTGTACTCCCTCTTCAGACATAGGACATTACAACATCAATACTACAGTACCTTCTTCAGTCCTCGGGCCCCACAATAACATTGGACCAAATTTAAATGTCCTAATTTGTAGTTTTGCCAAAGTTTAACTATTTGGTATTTTTCCAATTCCCTAAGCAATATTTAATTTTGGTGGAAATAGAAATAAGTTTAGGGATACATCTTTTTCCACAATTTTCTATCTCAATAAGTTGTATCCCTAAAAAAATTGGTGGAAATatatagttttgatttttttattaaataattcaaTATTTACAACTTATAATGGGAAGAGGGAATTCAAACTTTAGATTTCTCCATTGAAAACACCGAGAAGTACCAACTAGTTGAACTATAACACTCTTGgcaattgtgaaattttatatTCTACTCATTCTTAATTTAGtataacataataaaaaaaattaaaaaaaagtatgatatAAAGTCTATCTATAATCTATAAAATCAAGAAATCATATACTATAAAATTGCACCCTATAAACAATGGTTATGGTAAAAttgatgtcattttttttttttttttgcatttatgaATTTCTACATATTTTACAGTAAAATTGTACCCTATTTTATCTAAAGTTGATTTACATAGTACATaccacttttaatttttttttccaaaaaagtataattatagttttataaaactaataaaaaataatttcatccATACAATTActgtgaggatacttccccaattaatcggatttatccgctttggggagctagtccctcacggtttatcggctcaGTACCGAGTGTGGAGAGCGTACGGATTTTCACCCTCTGGGGGCTTGACACCGCAGTCCCACATCGGcaagagttccctcccacatGTGTTGTAGTGGTACACATATGGttgctccagaagcttataaaccatatgtgggagggaactcttgCCGATGTGGGACTGCGGTGTCAAGCCCCCAGAGGGTGAAAATCCGTACGCTCTCCACACTCGGTACtgagccgataaaccgtgagggactggctccccaaagcggataaatccgattaattggggaagtatccaTACAATTACTATTAAGTACTTTCGAAGTACATGATCGTCCCTCCTTTTTAGCAACATTTTCATCAACAGTCAATTTTAGTTTtgctataaaatttaaaatttccattTGTGTGATGAGGTTAGCAATAAATTAAAGGAAATTTTACAACATGTTTTAGCTTTCACTAAACCTGCCCACACTTTTCTTTCAGAATCAAAAATGAAGTATCAAAGTATAgacttactaaaaaaataaatgctatACACTATTTATATTCccttttgaattgaaaattttaaatgatttatttCTCTTGTctcaaattatgtttatttacaTCTATTGAAGGTAAGGAAATTTGGCCTATTCTAAAGGTAGAGTGCTAGGGAGATTTCGATATATGAAAACTCTCTATTTTCTATTGATAATAGGCattttattttgggctttaaaattctaattaaaattcatagaaagaaaagaacacACAAATGTGGTTAGGCATATTTTAGCCACATAATAGAAACTTgaaatgttttcaaatttaacTTGTAAATGTGAAAATTATTACTCTCATTGTGGGGAAACTTTTCCATAGAAAATTATTACACATTCCtcttatatagatttttttttttttttttggatctctTATATAGATTTGGTTTGGTTTCCATGTATCATGTGTGGGAGACCCATATGTAAAGATTCATTATTATGTGAGAGATGGTGCATAACATGGCCAGTGCACCAAATTACTTCAATTTTATGTCTACTAACAATTCTATAGAATATATGAATGAGTAAATCAAGGGTGAACGCAATGCAGCAGCCTTTCAAATTCAAACTCCTTTATGGAGATCGATATACATACATCGATGAAATTAAGCCTGATGACCTCGTTTTCCACTGAAATCTCATCCTTCTTTGTCTCTCTTATTTCCATGCCCTTTAACGTTAGGGCATGCCAGTATGATGGGCAAATCAATTCTCATTAAAGAGtaaaaaattacacacacacacacaaaagaaaatgtGGAGATTCTATAGTTCACAATTACACCCTTACAAAACGAATGCCgaagaaaaaacttatttacCCACGTGCCTTTTACATAGAATGGATAAATACAACaaataataacttttaattaaaattgtaaaaaaaaaacaaaaaaacaaaaaacaaaaagagtaaCTGAGTATGGGATTAATTCTGCATATACAATATTCTTGAACCTATTTCGTCGTATCttgaaaaacacaaaacactTAATTGAATTACTgcaattaaacatttattttagtGGCATAAAATTAACATGAGAATTGCCTATATGAAAGGTTTGAACACCATGCTACAATTTGGCTTTGGGCATTTTACTTACGAGTTAtcacatttctttctttttttgtggtgaGACTAGGATTCAGACTTAGAATCTTTAAACGAAATGTAGTTTGAAATCACACTAAAACACATGCATAATAAGAGTGCATCTTGTTTGTGACATTACATAATCCATTTATTATATTAGCATAGTTAATTTTTGTGATCTCAATGTTCATCCCTAACTTTTGATAGGTTCAATTCTATCTTATGGTTACTACTTTTTCTTGAATGTTATCTAGACCAAATCATAATCaaccataaaaaatgaaaaaaaaaaaaatcagaattatAAATTCTATGTAGAATAGAGACACTCATACATATAAGATTCTGAAATAAAGGGTACTAAGATAATTATCATAGAAATAAGTCAAAGGAATGCTTCTgccttagagaaagaaagggactttttttttttacattaaattgcTTCAGGGGACAGAGCTTCTATTTATGTTATCTTTTAGCAACTGACTTGCATTCAGGAAAATAAGGATACGTGGTATGTCCCTAATAATAAGAATACGTggtattttcttgattttaaggGATAAGGAGGATGTGTATTTGTAGAGATATAGATAGTGTGTTCtaatttttaagggaaaaaaaaagcattaaaatatatataaatagaatgTGTGAAAATTtctaggaaaaaagaaaaaaatttagaaaaagaaataatatctttaattttatttttattttttaaatggaacCTGAGGCTAaatcaaaagttataattttgaaaattgttaaattaaaagaccttaaatttaggatttgaatattATCTTTGAAATTgtctcttttttaaaatttaataaaaaaaagggataaaaggAAAACTAACCggatgtggtttttttttttttttaagtgtgcTATTTACTTGTAAAAAGGCTTTATAAGATTTTGTAATCCTTAATTTGAAAAGACTCCATTTGAactgaaaaaagaagagataatGTTGTTACAATCAAAAGTTTCGGGTGAAAAAGGAGAATCGTGTTATGCCAATAAGGagtattttttttgtcatagagtagtaaaaataaatagatagtaACATGATGTAGTGGTTAGGTTATATTATCGAGAAAGGTTTTTCTTCAGCTGTTGCCTCTTCTAATTCTTCTGGCTTAAGGGAGGATTCAGAGGAAGGTGACTCTTCGTCTTCGTGACAGCTACTATCATTTGAACTGTCATGGTCAGGATctcgatgatgatgatgggtaTCATCGCTggacaagaaaaataaataaataaatatatatatatatataaaagcaaggTATCACTAAGTCATGCACAAAAATATCAACTTTACATGATGAAATTTAAGAGAAATTGATTTCTGGttttaagaatttttctttgactATCTagtgcagaaaaaaaaaaaaatacactttatcaccctaaactatgcaccagattacactttgcacctgaaactatccaaatgcacactttgcaccctaaattaTTACACTTATCACACTTTACACCCAGTGTTACTTTTGCTGTTATGTTTAACGGAATCTTactgttttttaattttgaagaatggcatttcagtcttttaagtttgttcTACCTAAGTATGAAGCATGTGCTTGTCACATGCAGCAAGATTTTAAACATAACAGCAAAAGTAACACCgggtgcaaagtgtgataagtgtaataatttagggtgcaaagtgtgtatttgatagtttagggtgcaaagtgtaatctggtGCATAGTTTaaggtggtaaagtgtaatttctataaataaataaaaaaatgagaatttttgGAAAAGCATAATCAgaacatatttaagaataaaaaaaatgaaataattagatgtgataatttaagaaaatatccaatgttatttaagaaaattaagtcACCATGCCATGGTCATTATAATCCTAGTGTCTTTTTAGTCTCTAGAGGTTTCCTCTAACGTAATAGACAAAAACTACTAACTCTCTATATTGTGTTTTTACTTCTGATTTATCGTTTATCTCACGCGTCAAACCCAGACATCTttttaagctattaggaaaatTGATGAATCTAATCTAAATTATAGACAAGATATTTCCACATGTCATGGCTATTCTGCGTCCAAATTAGATTTTGAAGTGCTAGAGCATTAGACCATGCGTGCATAGATAGTTCTGATTTGTAAAAGGGAAGTGTACGTTGAGCTtcgtgtaattttttttggagaagagagCTAGCCGTGTttaatcattattattgttaCTCTAATCACTGGCTAAGGGCTAGGGGCTAAGGGCGAAGGCTGTAGATTTATTTAGTCTATTTATTAACGacctctcatctcatctcttcTCTTCTCAAACAGCTTCAGCAGTTCTCTCCAAGAATTCTCTCAAACACCTAACTCCATGGCCATGGCCAGCGAAGAATACTCAACTCCCCCATTGATGAAAAAACGTGTTTTTAATTATGCACCAGATTCAGAGGAAGAAGTTGAACTTAAGCAGAACGAGAGCAAGAACCATATTCCTGATGCTATTGCTACCACACAGCCTGCCAAAactcagaagaagaagaagaagaaaacaactAAGACCCCTCAACCTCAATCACAAGGTGCTGATAATGGTGATGACAGTCACAAgtcaaaaatcatatttaaaggaTTTGAAGCTCGTATCAATGAACAAGGAGTCCAGTCTGATTTACTTCCTGAAGGCACTGTTGCAGACTTAGTGAAGCTGTGGAGATCTTTTAAGCAAGCAGAATTTGAATGCTCCCGACGTGAGGCACACTTCAGTGAGAAGCTCTTCGAGGCCGCCCGTGATATCTACGGCTCAAGCTACTTCTAGTTTACCTCATTGTCCAATGTCCATGCTTAGCTTCTACTTATTAATGTCCTTTGATGCTCAGAATGTTTGGGATTTTTGTTGAGACTGGGTTTATGTACCTTGTACCTCGTACCTGTCCTGTAGTGTATGTAGTTGCTATGTTTGCTTGATTCttgtttttgccttttgtaGTTATTtttgcttctctctcttttctgtgtTTAATGGAAAGGGGGAAAAgtagaaaatttatatttattgaaaatggGAAATGACATTTAAGAAGATTCGGTGTACGTGGTGGTAACTTGTTTGTTGTGGCTTGTGCTTGTCGGCTAACTCTGTATTTAGTTTCTGGAGTCAGTAAAAGCTcttatggtctgtttggatggCATGGACTTTGTTTGTGTGTGACACTGTATATGGTCACTGGGGGAAAGTGCCTCAAGAAATTTATGGAGATGGCCAGCACCAATTGCACACAGCTCAAACAATCTTACTGGATTTTGATCTTTGGAGGCATCCATTTCTTATTGCCTCAGCTACCCAACTTTAATTATGTTGCTGGTGTTTCGCTAGCAGCAGCAGCAGTCATGTCATTAAGGTACCAACTTATGCATGCTTGTTCAGCTTAGATTTTGAGTACATGGTAGATTCAGAACACCTTCTGGGAAAGTAAGTTATTTTTAACTTTGATTTCtaagccaaaagaaaagaatggaaagaaGTATTATGTTAGGTTGGAAAATGATGGAAGGCCTAAGTTGGGTGGTACTGGGGCCGACTTATACTGtctcactcaactcatattaaAGTTGGTTTGACATAGAATTAAACAAATTAAGGGCTTAGAACTGCATCAATTGAAGCAAAAACAACCCCAAGTTCTGTAGATAAAGGTTGTGTTGCTTATATTTGAGTTGGTTAAGCAACACTTACTAAAGTATATTGTTGTAGTTGTTCTATACTTGTCAGAAAGTgacaaattttcattaaataaattagTTGGTCAAAGACTCAAAGCTTCGCAATCCTTAAAGAATAAATTGGTAATTTTAGTGGCACAACGTCCAGCCCTGGTTCAAGCATCTAAATCTTGATATTTCCGGCAAACTAACACATTATTAAGCCACCTGATTATAACTCCTCTCAGCATAAATGAACTCATAGTCATAGGCCATGCCTCCCCTGAACTATGAAGTACATACGTGCACAACAAATCATGAACCACTTTGAGAAAAATAGGCAGCTCAAGTGGCAAAAAGATGCATCCGAGAACACTAGAGGTACATAAACTAGAgcaattttccaatttttaatCCAACTTACTTGAGAACCACCATTCCTATGAATTTCTGGCTATTTTGTAAAGCTGCTTACTCTGGAAACAACCGTGTGGAATATTGAAAGATAGTGGATTTAAATACATCTTTCTAAATTGCAGTTATTCAACTATTGCCTGGGTGGGTTGCGTGGCTAGAGGTCAGATAGATAATGTGAGCTATGCTTACAAAAAAACTAGCTCAGCTGATTACATGTTTTATGTCTTCAATGCATTGGGACAAATCTCTTTCGCATTTGCTGGGCATGCTGTGGCCCTTGAAATTCAGGCCACAATTCCATCAACTCAAAGGTACCCATGTGGAAAGGTGCACTTGGAGCCTATTTTATCAATGCAATATGCTACTTCCTGGTGGCCCTTATTGGATACTGGGCATTTGGGCAGGATGTTGATGGCAATGTGCTAATGAATCTCAAGAAACCAGTGTGGCCCATTGCCTTAGCTAATTAACCTAATGCTGGTCATCCATGTCATAGGCAGTTACCAGGTACAAATTTATGGTTCTCGGTTTATATGGTATACATGCATGGTACACATGTACACGTCCGCTTATATTTGTCTCTCCATTTAAAATCGATTCGTTCATAGTTTACATTAGACATTACAAATCTAAAAGCATATACAATGtcactttattttaaaattttaagtgtcgttttagtccttacaatttaaatccaagaaataaaatttaaactatgAAATTGACGCTCTCCATTTCACTTGAAATGGAGGTGATTATGTTCCcttatatatttatacacacacacacactctacGTGAGGATTGCAGCAACATGTAATGAAGAAAGATGTGTAGGTCTATGCCATGCCTGTATTTGACTTGCTGGAGACGATGATGGTGA
This region includes:
- the LOC142607581 gene encoding uncharacterized protein LOC142607581, translated to MSSIGAQLVNSLFKELVYQIQGKIKKQPYFKWSNKMGGDSSKRNQSLYDHYHQDKGHTTEDCRTLRDHLNQLVKAGKLYQFLHQPIGQFGHSGVELHKNCVPRQALGTINVIFAKLGGDVMAYSRVMFVGGDPNLEARDQALKKAKVMATLTLSFFGEDKEGTFQPHDDALVVTIRIDRYAVKRVLVD